A genomic stretch from Bordetella sp. N includes:
- a CDS encoding histone deacetylase family protein → MKAYFHEDQKLHHPQTYFSRGKMRTPQEIPARLDGLVGAARKLGFDVQAPADHGAGPISAVHSLDYLRFLQDAHAMWKQLPDDWGDEVVSNVFVRDRNALRGVLAQAARYLADGSCPVGPNTWKSAYWAAQCAIASAEDLLAGQRQSYALCRPPGHHARRDAAGGFCYLNNAAIAAQHLRQKFGKVAILDTDMHHGQGIQEIFYERDDVLYVSIHGDPENFYPVVTGFEDERGAGAGYGYNVNLPMPHGSPESVFFDKLEQARKAIELFQPDALVLSLGFDIFEKDPQAMVAVSEDGFEKLGRVVGEFKLPTAVIQEGGYYIEGLESNANRFFTGLAAA, encoded by the coding sequence ATGAAGGCTTATTTTCACGAAGACCAGAAACTGCATCATCCGCAGACCTATTTTTCGCGCGGCAAGATGCGCACGCCGCAAGAGATTCCCGCGCGTCTGGACGGCCTGGTCGGCGCGGCCCGCAAGCTGGGCTTTGACGTGCAGGCGCCCGCCGACCACGGCGCCGGCCCGATCTCCGCGGTGCATTCCCTGGACTACCTGCGCTTCCTGCAAGACGCGCATGCGATGTGGAAGCAGCTGCCCGACGATTGGGGCGACGAAGTCGTCTCCAACGTGTTCGTGCGTGATCGCAACGCCCTGCGCGGCGTGCTGGCCCAGGCCGCGCGCTACCTGGCCGACGGCAGTTGCCCGGTGGGTCCCAATACCTGGAAGTCGGCCTACTGGGCGGCCCAGTGCGCCATCGCCAGCGCTGAAGACCTGCTGGCCGGCCAACGCCAGTCCTATGCCTTGTGCCGCCCGCCCGGCCACCATGCCCGCCGCGACGCGGCCGGCGGCTTCTGCTATTTGAACAATGCCGCCATCGCCGCCCAGCATTTGCGCCAGAAGTTCGGCAAGGTAGCCATCCTGGATACCGACATGCACCATGGCCAGGGCATCCAGGAAATTTTCTACGAGCGCGACGACGTGCTGTACGTGTCCATCCACGGCGATCCCGAAAACTTCTATCCGGTGGTCACGGGCTTCGAGGACGAACGGGGTGCCGGCGCGGGCTATGGCTACAACGTCAACCTGCCGATGCCGCACGGCTCGCCGGAATCGGTGTTCTTCGACAAGCTGGAGCAGGCGCGCAAGGCGATCGAACTGTTCCAGCCTGACGCCCTGGTGCTGTCGCTGGGTTTCGATATTTTCGAGAAAGACCCGCAGGCGATGGTCGCTGTCAGCGAAGACGGTTTCGAAAAACTGGGACGAGTGGTTGGCGAGTTCAAGCTGCCGACCGCCGTCATTCAGGAAGGCGGCTACTATATCGAGGGGCTGGAATCCAATGCCAACCGGTTCTTCACCGGACTGGCCGCCGCTTGA
- a CDS encoding LysR family transcriptional regulator yields MASSSNRPVSSLPLVHERMDWNLLRTFMFVVQERGIGRAASALHLSQPAVSQALKRLEDAVGGMLLHRRNGEFRLTGLGEEIYAIARDMYGTMARIETAALQDQDTEEVAGTLRLLVMSRVQSSAYDDFLAHFHRRYPRIEFQIDVLQSAAILDALTKRVAALGICLCRKPVESLYRRLFLRHRYAVVCGRHHPLFSKRRVVIDDLLDQNFVVFASDQIGDTLSPLTIFRDQRGFTGRVVGTSPHIEELRRLVVAGVGLSFFPEHLIRQDVLSGELRRLPPEESVAEIDVFLTWHKQRKLSAPEQAFLTAFEHFLNRTPLESRAN; encoded by the coding sequence ATGGCATCTTCTTCGAACCGTCCCGTCTCATCGCTGCCGCTGGTGCATGAGCGCATGGACTGGAATCTGCTCCGTACCTTCATGTTCGTGGTGCAGGAGCGCGGCATCGGACGCGCCGCCAGCGCGCTGCATTTGAGTCAGCCGGCGGTAAGCCAGGCGCTCAAGCGGCTGGAGGACGCGGTGGGCGGCATGCTGCTGCACCGGCGCAACGGCGAGTTCCGCCTGACCGGCCTGGGCGAAGAGATCTATGCCATCGCCCGCGACATGTACGGGACCATGGCGCGCATCGAGACCGCGGCCCTGCAGGACCAGGACACTGAAGAAGTCGCGGGCACCCTGCGCCTGCTGGTCATGAGCCGGGTGCAGAGCTCGGCCTACGACGACTTCCTGGCGCACTTTCATCGGCGCTATCCCCGCATCGAATTCCAGATCGACGTGCTGCAAAGCGCCGCGATCCTGGACGCCCTGACCAAGCGCGTGGCGGCCCTGGGCATCTGCCTGTGCCGCAAGCCGGTGGAGTCGCTGTACCGCCGGCTGTTCCTGCGCCATCGCTACGCGGTGGTCTGCGGCCGCCATCACCCGCTGTTTTCCAAGCGCCGGGTGGTGATCGACGATTTGCTGGACCAGAACTTCGTGGTGTTCGCCAGCGACCAAATCGGCGACACCTTGTCGCCCTTGACCATCTTTCGGGACCAGCGGGGCTTCACCGGCCGCGTCGTCGGCACATCGCCCCATATCGAGGAATTGCGGCGCCTGGTCGTGGCCGGCGTGGGACTGAGCTTCTTTCCCGAGCACCTGATCCGCCAGGACGTCCTGAGCGGCGAACTGCGCCGCCTGCCCCCGGAGGAAAGCGTCGCTGAAATCGACGTGTTCCTGACCTGGCACAAGCAGCGCAAGCTGAGCGCGCCGGAACAGGCTTTCCTGACGGCCTTCGAACACTTCCTCAATCGCACACCGCTGGAGTCGCGCGCGAACTGA
- the copC gene encoding copper homeostasis periplasmic binding protein CopC, with product MSRIFTALAAGLIAVLPHVASAHAHLKQSNPAKDAVVQVALTQVTASFTEGLEPAFSSLSLVDAAGKSVDGSKAAPAPGDDKTLVLPIAKPLPAGSYTAKWHVLSKDGHKTQGEWTFTVKP from the coding sequence ATGTCCCGTATCTTCACCGCCTTGGCTGCAGGCCTGATTGCCGTGCTGCCGCACGTCGCCAGCGCGCATGCACACTTGAAGCAATCCAATCCCGCCAAGGATGCCGTGGTGCAGGTCGCGCTGACGCAGGTCACGGCCAGCTTCACGGAAGGTCTGGAGCCGGCATTCTCGTCGCTGTCACTCGTCGATGCCGCCGGCAAGTCCGTGGATGGCAGCAAGGCCGCGCCGGCGCCGGGCGACGACAAGACCCTGGTACTGCCCATTGCCAAGCCCTTGCCGGCGGGCAGCTACACCGCCAAGTGGCATGTGCTGTCCAAGGATGGACACAAGACGCAGGGCGAATGGACGTTCACGGTCAAACCGTGA
- a CDS encoding IclR family transcriptional regulator has protein sequence MDKTLLKGLMVLEAVTDVDAPPQTIDALAERVGLTRSNTHRTLQTLMHAGYVTKNDDGGGYRGGIRLFELAARQLGKLDVRRLATPQMRELADKTGETVHLSVLDGMDVVYIDKIDSPQPIRAYSMVGGRAPAYAVATGKALLAFQAEGYLDSHVAKLDKHTSATLTTLPRLKDELRKTVRAGYAINRGEWRDSVGGIAVAIFNALDEPVAAIGISGPLDRFTAAKVKQWVPEVQASARAVSALMGYQDALA, from the coding sequence ATGGACAAGACACTGCTCAAAGGACTGATGGTGCTGGAGGCCGTCACCGACGTCGACGCGCCCCCGCAAACCATCGATGCGCTGGCCGAGCGTGTCGGGCTGACCCGCAGCAACACACACCGCACCTTGCAGACGCTGATGCATGCCGGCTACGTGACCAAGAACGACGACGGCGGCGGCTATCGCGGCGGCATCCGGCTGTTCGAGCTGGCCGCCCGCCAGTTGGGCAAGCTGGACGTGCGGCGCCTGGCCACGCCGCAAATGCGTGAGCTGGCCGACAAGACCGGCGAGACCGTCCACCTCTCAGTGCTGGACGGCATGGACGTGGTCTACATCGACAAGATCGACAGCCCGCAGCCGATCCGCGCCTATTCCATGGTGGGCGGTCGCGCGCCCGCTTACGCGGTCGCGACCGGCAAAGCCCTGCTCGCCTTCCAGGCCGAGGGCTACCTGGACAGCCACGTCGCCAAGCTGGACAAACACACGTCGGCCACTCTGACGACGCTGCCGCGCCTGAAGGACGAATTGCGCAAGACGGTGCGTGCCGGCTACGCCATCAACCGCGGCGAGTGGCGCGATTCGGTGGGCGGCATCGCCGTCGCCATCTTCAACGCGCTTGACGAGCCGGTCGCCGCCATCGGCATCTCCGGCCCGCTGGACCGCTTCACGGCGGCCAAGGTCAAACAATGGGTGCCCGAGGTGCAGGCCAGCGCGCGCGCGGTCTCGGCCCTGATGGGCTATCAGGACGCGCTTGCGTAG
- a CDS encoding LysR family transcriptional regulator, with protein sequence MISRRELTLLRAMYQHGTVTAAAVAAGMTQPAASALLRDMEVRLGFSLFSREHRRLHLTSQGRALIPDVLNALAGIEAVDRMAGDIRQGAQARLVVGAVAIAASSLLPAALAEMRRAHPSVALTVRAGTALEIIEMAVDHRIDLGILIGSPEADDRVASQVLAPLSLYAVLPRDHPWGRRKNLSLKMVADAGPIVLGTALPAGLATRQAFETAGLPYRPIIEVGQSSAACALVAEGLGVAIVESLGAHYARRQGLALRHLLNVEEPALGLVWPRDRAMSAAAQSLRTGLITQAASRLG encoded by the coding sequence ATGATCAGCCGCCGTGAACTGACTCTGTTGCGCGCCATGTACCAGCACGGCACCGTGACGGCCGCCGCGGTAGCCGCGGGCATGACACAGCCCGCCGCCAGCGCCTTGCTGCGGGACATGGAGGTGCGCCTGGGCTTCTCCCTGTTCAGCCGGGAGCATCGGCGGCTGCACCTGACCAGCCAGGGCCGCGCCCTCATCCCCGACGTGCTCAACGCGCTGGCCGGCATCGAGGCGGTCGACCGCATGGCAGGCGATATCCGCCAGGGAGCGCAAGCGCGCCTGGTCGTGGGCGCCGTGGCCATCGCGGCTTCCAGCCTGCTGCCGGCCGCCCTGGCCGAGATGCGGCGCGCGCATCCGTCGGTCGCCTTGACCGTGCGCGCCGGTACGGCATTGGAGATCATCGAGATGGCGGTCGACCATCGGATCGATCTCGGCATTTTGATCGGCTCGCCCGAGGCGGACGACCGCGTGGCCAGCCAGGTGCTGGCGCCTTTGAGCCTGTACGCGGTGTTGCCGCGCGATCATCCGTGGGGGCGACGCAAGAATTTGTCGCTGAAGATGGTGGCCGACGCAGGGCCCATCGTGCTGGGCACGGCCTTGCCGGCGGGACTTGCCACGCGCCAGGCGTTCGAGACGGCCGGCCTGCCTTATCGGCCCATCATCGAAGTGGGGCAGTCTTCGGCGGCTTGCGCGCTGGTGGCCGAGGGTCTGGGCGTGGCCATCGTAGAGAGCCTGGGCGCGCACTACGCGCGGCGCCAGGGGCTGGCGCTGCGGCATTTGTTGAACGTGGAGGAGCCCGCGTTGGGGCTGGTATGGCCGCGCGACCGCGCCATGAGCGCGGCGGCGCAAAGCCTGCGGACCGGGTTGATCACGCAGGCTGCATCAAGGCTGGGATAG
- a CDS encoding MFS transporter, producing MRGNSTSTTTTHQPVRASAAAFVGTMIEWYDFYIYATAAALVFGKLFFPSADGFYGTLASLGTFAVGFFARPLGGALFGHIGDRIGRKKSLVITMLMMGLVTIFIGLLPTYNSIGIWAPVLLVLLRVVQGIAVGGEWGGAVLMAGEHSPDKNKRAFFASFAQLGSPAGLILSTVMFKIMTGMGDDVFLSWGWRVPFLFSAVLLVVGFTIRLSVNESPDFVAEREAQSKRQRADKAPLLEVLTGAPGLLALAVGANVLGIAGFYFTNTFMIAYTTQYLHMSRAVILDCLLVVSIMQFCITPLSAWIAYRIGNIRFLAVTAFVSLFTPYAMFTLVDKGTLPAITTGVGIAVLFMSAFYAVIAGYVSDCFPTRIRYTGISMAYQLSGAIFGGLTPLLGTILAEKFKGDWLPLALLFTIISLLSLVSVLGLNAKRRQGSAALQFGSNQA from the coding sequence ATGCGGGGAAATTCCACGAGCACCACGACCACGCACCAACCGGTACGCGCGTCGGCCGCCGCCTTCGTCGGCACCATGATCGAATGGTACGACTTCTACATCTACGCCACCGCGGCCGCCCTGGTCTTCGGCAAACTGTTTTTCCCGTCCGCAGACGGTTTCTACGGCACCCTGGCGTCCCTGGGGACGTTTGCCGTGGGCTTCTTCGCCCGGCCGCTGGGCGGCGCCCTGTTTGGCCACATCGGTGATCGCATCGGCCGCAAGAAGTCCCTGGTCATCACCATGCTGATGATGGGCCTGGTCACCATCTTTATCGGCCTGCTGCCGACCTATAACAGCATCGGAATCTGGGCGCCCGTGCTGCTGGTGCTGTTGCGCGTGGTCCAGGGCATCGCCGTGGGCGGTGAATGGGGCGGCGCGGTATTGATGGCGGGCGAGCATTCGCCCGACAAGAACAAGCGTGCCTTCTTCGCGTCCTTCGCGCAGTTGGGCAGCCCCGCCGGCCTGATCCTCTCGACCGTGATGTTCAAGATCATGACCGGCATGGGCGACGACGTCTTCCTGAGCTGGGGCTGGCGCGTGCCTTTCCTGTTCTCGGCCGTGCTGCTGGTGGTGGGTTTCACCATCCGCCTGAGCGTGAATGAATCGCCGGACTTCGTGGCGGAGCGGGAAGCCCAGTCCAAGCGCCAGCGCGCCGACAAGGCGCCCTTGCTGGAAGTGCTGACCGGCGCGCCTGGCCTGCTGGCCCTGGCGGTCGGCGCCAACGTGCTTGGCATTGCCGGCTTCTACTTCACCAACACGTTCATGATCGCGTACACCACGCAGTATCTGCACATGAGCCGCGCGGTGATCCTGGACTGCCTGCTGGTCGTATCCATCATGCAGTTCTGCATCACGCCCTTGTCGGCCTGGATCGCCTATCGCATCGGCAACATCCGTTTCCTGGCCGTCACTGCCTTCGTGTCGCTGTTCACGCCGTACGCGATGTTCACCCTGGTGGACAAGGGCACCTTGCCCGCCATCACCACCGGCGTGGGGATCGCGGTGCTGTTCATGAGCGCCTTCTATGCCGTGATCGCCGGCTACGTCAGCGACTGCTTCCCCACCCGCATCCGCTACACCGGCATTTCCATGGCCTATCAATTGTCGGGCGCCATCTTCGGCGGCCTGACCCCGCTGCTGGGCACCATCCTGGCGGAGAAATTCAAGGGCGACTGGCTGCCGCTCGCCCTCCTCTTCACGATCATCTCGCTGCTGTCGCTGGTATCGGTGCTGGGCCTGAACGCCAAGCGCCGGCAAGGCAGCGCCGCTTTGCAATTTGGGAGCAACCAGGCATGA
- the copD gene encoding copper homeostasis membrane protein CopD — protein sequence MTALFAAFAATRFIAYAGSLLLFGASAMLALTGRASLAESARARLQGVLRVAAVVTVVAVLFLLPLQAASIAEDPQAMWNASMLNTVAWQTRYGQAWLLRVVAVLVLLAVVWTGARADGQRRVSAGWQAAIAGLALAPLCLSGHAAMQEGGAGVLHASVDFIHCLAAGFWLGALPVFLHCLRAWEQPESRAQAGRALMRFSTAGHVAVALLLASGTLNAWMIIAPAGLDMGAAYTQWLLLKIALALAMTALAVVNRYRWIRRLRTARVLALASIRRNTVAELVLGAVVLAVVGGLGLMAPAQMS from the coding sequence GTGACCGCGCTTTTCGCCGCCTTCGCCGCGACACGCTTCATCGCCTACGCGGGTTCCCTGCTGTTGTTCGGGGCCAGCGCCATGCTGGCACTGACGGGCCGGGCGTCGCTGGCGGAATCGGCGCGAGCCCGCCTCCAAGGTGTATTGCGGGTTGCGGCCGTTGTCACCGTGGTAGCCGTGTTGTTCCTGCTGCCTTTGCAGGCCGCGTCCATCGCCGAGGACCCGCAAGCAATGTGGAACGCCTCCATGTTGAACACGGTCGCCTGGCAGACGCGCTATGGGCAGGCATGGCTGCTGCGCGTGGTGGCGGTGCTGGTGCTGTTGGCGGTGGTGTGGACGGGCGCGCGGGCCGATGGGCAGCGCCGCGTCTCCGCCGGGTGGCAGGCCGCGATCGCCGGCCTGGCCCTGGCGCCGCTATGTTTGAGCGGTCATGCCGCCATGCAGGAGGGCGGGGCTGGTGTGCTGCATGCGTCGGTCGACTTCATCCATTGTCTGGCGGCGGGCTTCTGGCTGGGCGCGCTACCGGTGTTCCTGCATTGTCTACGGGCCTGGGAACAACCTGAATCGCGCGCGCAGGCCGGACGTGCCTTGATGCGCTTCTCCACCGCCGGGCACGTCGCGGTGGCCTTGCTGCTGGCGAGCGGCACGCTCAATGCGTGGATGATCATCGCGCCGGCCGGCTTGGACATGGGCGCCGCCTATACGCAATGGCTGTTGCTGAAAATCGCGCTGGCCCTGGCGATGACCGCTCTGGCCGTGGTTAATCGCTATCGCTGGATACGCCGTCTGCGCACGGCGCGCGTGCTGGCCCTGGCGAGCATTCGTCGCAACACGGTGGCCGAACTGGTGCTTGGTGCCGTGGTCCTGGCGGTGGTGGGCGGCCTGGGGCTGATGGCGCCCGCGCAGATGTCCTGA
- a CDS encoding cysteine dioxygenase translates to MKNLEDQPAFRAFVERVSDAVGREGTQRLLLEEVGDAARVLVATDEWLPQAATVPHPQYYQQYLLYCDPDERFTVVSFVWGLGQSTPIHDHMTWGVIAMLRGAETGERYALGELASGGPMQKQEEAVLRPGDIEFVSPEVGDIHKVSNACADQVSISIHTYGGNIGRISRHVYDAASGQPREFISGYANADAATRGYGRFA, encoded by the coding sequence ATGAAGAATTTGGAAGACCAGCCCGCGTTTCGCGCCTTTGTCGAGCGTGTGAGCGATGCGGTCGGGCGGGAAGGGACGCAGCGCCTCTTGTTGGAGGAGGTGGGCGATGCCGCCCGCGTCCTGGTTGCCACGGACGAGTGGCTGCCGCAAGCCGCCACGGTGCCGCATCCCCAGTACTACCAGCAATATCTGCTGTACTGCGATCCGGATGAGCGTTTCACGGTAGTGAGTTTCGTGTGGGGCCTCGGTCAGAGCACGCCTATCCACGATCATATGACCTGGGGCGTGATAGCCATGTTGCGCGGCGCGGAGACCGGCGAGCGTTATGCCTTGGGGGAGCTTGCCTCAGGCGGCCCAATGCAGAAACAGGAAGAGGCGGTGCTGCGCCCGGGCGACATCGAATTCGTGTCGCCGGAGGTAGGCGACATCCACAAGGTCAGTAACGCCTGTGCGGACCAGGTGTCCATCAGTATTCACACTTATGGCGGCAACATCGGCCGCATTTCCCGGCATGTTTATGACGCGGCCAGCGGGCAGCCGCGGGAGTTCATTTCGGGCTATGCCAACGCGGACGCGGCCACGAGGGGCTATGGCCGGTTTGCCTGA
- a CDS encoding enoyl-CoA hydratase/isomerase family protein, with amino-acid sequence MQDAAVNQDLVQVEHRDHATLITLNRPEKMNALSAALVDALSAAVDDAHERRSDLIVLRGAGRNFSAGFDFGGYETQSEGDLLLRFVRIEQLLQKVATSPALTLSLAHGKNFGAGVDLFGACALRVAAPASSFRMPGLKFGLVLGTRRYAAIVGTQVAREVLTQTRTFDADEALRHGFVTEIAAGADTDACIARALEAALALTPSARAQLQQALAPTTLDTDLASLVRSAAAPGLKERIRAYLGA; translated from the coding sequence ATGCAGGACGCTGCCGTCAACCAGGACCTGGTCCAGGTCGAACACCGTGACCACGCCACCCTGATCACCTTGAATCGGCCGGAGAAGATGAATGCCTTGTCCGCCGCCCTGGTGGACGCCTTGAGCGCCGCGGTCGATGACGCCCATGAACGCCGCAGCGACCTGATCGTGCTGCGCGGCGCCGGCCGCAACTTCAGCGCCGGTTTCGACTTCGGCGGCTACGAAACGCAGAGCGAAGGCGATCTTCTGCTGCGCTTCGTGCGCATCGAACAACTGCTGCAAAAGGTGGCGACGTCGCCCGCGCTGACCCTGTCCCTGGCGCATGGCAAGAATTTCGGCGCGGGAGTCGACCTGTTTGGCGCCTGCGCGCTGCGCGTGGCCGCGCCCGCGTCGTCTTTCCGCATGCCCGGCCTGAAGTTCGGCCTGGTGCTGGGGACCCGGCGCTATGCCGCGATCGTCGGCACCCAGGTCGCCCGCGAGGTCCTGACGCAAACGCGCACCTTCGACGCCGACGAAGCCCTTCGGCACGGCTTCGTCACCGAGATCGCAGCCGGCGCCGATACGGACGCCTGCATCGCACGCGCCCTGGAAGCCGCCCTGGCCCTGACGCCGTCGGCACGCGCTCAATTGCAGCAGGCACTGGCGCCGACCACCCTGGACACCGATCTGGCCAGTCTGGTCCGCTCTGCCGCCGCGCCCGGCCTCAAAGAACGCATACGCGCGTATCTTGGTGCGTGA
- a CDS encoding tripartite tricarboxylate transporter substrate binding protein, whose amino-acid sequence MNTQRRHFIARATGLGIAAALPWAAPAHAAAYPDKPVRFYVPYPPGAATDTLGRMAAQVYGQQFNQTFVVENRGGGGTTIGTRAVATAAPDGYSIGIVDSTFTINPGLLGARLPYDTLKDFAPISLMATAPFVMVVNPNVPAKDLAAFLALAKAQPGTLSFGSAGVGSAPHLAGEQLKQEAGVQLLHVPYRGGGTVFTDLLGGQVSFAFATVPTLLEHIKAGRLRALAVTTPQRLPQLPDVPTFREAGLPGVDTTPLFGLVAPAHTPGDIIERLSSTLAQSVRQGELHAKLTGLSFDPVGSTPAEFDQRIRTEVAKWTAVIQKGGIKAE is encoded by the coding sequence ATGAACACACAACGCCGCCATTTCATCGCCCGCGCCACCGGCTTGGGTATCGCCGCCGCGCTGCCCTGGGCAGCCCCCGCGCACGCGGCCGCCTATCCCGACAAGCCCGTGCGTTTCTACGTGCCCTATCCCCCGGGCGCCGCCACCGATACGCTGGGCCGCATGGCCGCGCAGGTCTATGGCCAGCAATTCAACCAGACCTTCGTCGTGGAGAATCGCGGCGGCGGCGGCACGACGATAGGCACGCGGGCTGTCGCCACGGCGGCACCTGACGGCTATTCGATCGGCATCGTCGACTCCACGTTCACCATCAACCCCGGCCTGCTGGGCGCGCGGCTTCCCTACGACACCTTGAAGGACTTCGCGCCCATTTCGCTGATGGCGACCGCGCCCTTCGTCATGGTCGTCAATCCCAACGTGCCGGCCAAGGACCTGGCCGCCTTCCTCGCCTTGGCCAAGGCGCAGCCGGGTACGCTGTCTTTCGGTTCGGCCGGCGTGGGCAGCGCGCCGCATCTGGCCGGCGAGCAGCTCAAGCAGGAGGCCGGGGTGCAACTGCTGCACGTGCCGTATCGGGGTGGCGGCACGGTTTTCACGGACCTGCTGGGCGGCCAGGTGTCGTTTGCCTTCGCCACCGTGCCCACCTTGCTCGAACACATCAAGGCGGGCCGCCTGCGCGCGCTGGCGGTGACCACCCCGCAACGGCTGCCGCAATTGCCCGACGTGCCGACGTTCCGCGAAGCGGGCCTGCCGGGGGTGGACACGACGCCGCTGTTCGGACTGGTGGCCCCGGCACATACGCCTGGCGATATCATCGAGCGCCTGTCCTCGACGCTGGCGCAGTCGGTCCGGCAAGGCGAACTGCATGCGAAGCTGACCGGATTGAGTTTCGATCCGGTAGGCAGCACGCCCGCGGAGTTCGACCAACGCATCCGGACGGAAGTGGCCAAATGGACGGCGGTGATCCAGAAAGGCGGCATCAAGGCGGAAT
- a CDS encoding mandelate racemase/muconate lactonizing enzyme family protein yields MPANTIVSVTCIPMRLPFHHWSPPPLFAGRPRDKLDSALVRVQTEDGTIAWGESYCVEARALKAIFETLIEPLARGKDGADETLLPAMQRTLHNLGRSGPVVHALAGLDIALWDLRAKRAGVPLYELLGGKRRDRVRVYASLLQYYGDADKLDSVTTQALNQGYTEIKLHERTADALAAVRRATGPGVPIMVDTNCAWLPDEAPAAIAAMAPYDPFWIEEPIWTPEDDRALARLQARCGIPLAVGENAANALALERMAEDGVVQYVQPSVIKLGLTAAWRIAQRCDDGPATCAPQVAFFGPGYLASLHVIAAQRKEVALERLYVELAHVPYGKSVPIENGWVRIPDTPGLGADPEAELAAGHYSD; encoded by the coding sequence ATGCCCGCCAACACCATCGTTTCGGTCACCTGCATTCCCATGCGCCTGCCCTTCCATCACTGGAGCCCGCCGCCCCTGTTCGCCGGCCGGCCCCGCGACAAGCTGGATAGCGCCCTGGTGCGCGTGCAGACGGAAGACGGCACCATCGCCTGGGGCGAATCCTATTGCGTGGAAGCGCGCGCGTTGAAAGCGATATTCGAAACCCTGATCGAACCTTTGGCGCGCGGCAAGGATGGCGCTGACGAAACGCTGCTCCCCGCCATGCAAAGGACCCTGCACAACCTGGGACGGTCCGGTCCGGTGGTGCATGCCTTGGCGGGACTGGATATCGCCTTGTGGGACCTGCGTGCCAAACGGGCCGGCGTCCCACTCTATGAATTGCTGGGCGGCAAACGCCGCGACCGCGTACGCGTCTATGCGTCCCTGCTGCAGTATTACGGCGATGCCGACAAATTGGACTCGGTGACTACCCAGGCGCTGAACCAGGGCTATACCGAGATCAAGCTGCATGAGCGCACCGCCGACGCCCTGGCCGCCGTGCGGCGCGCCACCGGCCCCGGCGTCCCCATCATGGTCGATACTAACTGCGCCTGGCTGCCCGACGAAGCACCGGCCGCCATCGCCGCCATGGCGCCCTACGATCCCTTCTGGATCGAGGAGCCGATCTGGACGCCGGAGGATGACCGCGCCCTGGCCCGTTTGCAGGCGCGCTGCGGCATCCCCCTGGCCGTCGGTGAAAACGCCGCCAACGCCTTGGCCTTGGAACGCATGGCCGAGGATGGAGTGGTCCAGTACGTACAACCCAGCGTCATCAAGCTGGGCCTGACCGCCGCCTGGCGCATCGCCCAACGCTGCGACGACGGGCCCGCGACCTGCGCGCCGCAGGTCGCCTTCTTCGGCCCGGGCTATCTGGCCAGCCTGCATGTGATCGCCGCGCAGCGCAAGGAGGTTGCGCTGGAGCGACTCTATGTCGAGCTGGCTCACGTGCCATATGGCAAGAGCGTGCCCATCGAGAACGGCTGGGTGCGGATACCGGACACGCCGGGCCTGGGCGCCGATCCCGAGGCCGAACTGGCGGCGGGACACTATAGCGACTGA